GTCTTGCAGCACCATCGTCTTCAGAAAGCTCGCGCCTGGCGGCACAGGCTCTCCTCGCCAGGAGGGGTCCAAGCGGTAGTCGAGAATTGGTTTGCTCACCTCGACGAGGTGCCCATGCCCTAGTCTGACGGATAAGGTCATCGCCAGGGAGAGCAAGCTGAAGAAATGGGTCCAAGCGGTATCGGTGCCGACGTTCTGCAGCCGCACCAACAGGTAGACCGGTTCGTCTTCGAAGAATTCCGCCTTGCCGACGTCCGCCGTGAGAACCAATTGTTGTGTAGCGCCGCTCGTGGGGACTAGTATGGCGACCGTCGCGCAGATCCATGCAATGGTGACACGTCGTTCCATATTCGAGGACGCACCGTCCGTCAGATCGGCCGGAACAGCTCGCGGAGCTCGAGACTGAACGCCTCTCGGGCGCCTGCGGGGTGCCACACCAGGCGCTCCCGCTCCACGGTCGGAAATTGGGCAGCCGGCGTCCAAACCTCGACCCAGCGCTCCTCCCCGTCGACAGCCCAATAGCTTGGGATTCGGCGCTCCTGGTACAGCCGCCGCTTGGTGAAGCGGTCGTACCGAAGAGTCGACGGGCTCAGCACCTCGATCACCAGGAGGAGGTCCTTCACCTGTGTCCAGTCGAGGGTTCGGACCTGATCGAGCGGGGCGACAAATAGGTCGGGCTGCACCAGGGTGTCGGACGTCCACGAGATGTCCGCCGGGGACGGCAATAGATGGCCGACAGGCTCACGTTCGAGGTACTCGCTCACTGTCCGGACCAACCTCACCGCCAGCTCCTGATGCCACAGCCTGGGTGCCGGGGTCACCAACAGCTCCCCGTACACCACCTCGTAGCGATTACCGTCCTCGGGCAGGGCTCGCACCATGTCGGCAGTGTAGTAAACGGGGGCGACCATGCCCATAGTATCGGCTCCTCGCCAGCGTGGGGGCAAGATGCGTGCACCCTTCATGGTGCGGTGACCGCCGCCACGAGTCGTCATCCGATTCGCGCCGGCCTCATCGGCTCACTGCCTCGGCCTCGCCTTGCTTCGATGTTCTTTCTCACGCTGAGCTGCCACCGCTCCCGCGAGAGACTGCCCCAAGGCGCGCGCCAGAGGAGGTACGAGCTCTGGGCGATCGGCATAGCCGGCGTCGACCGCGTACGCTCCAGCCGGCAACGAACGCTGCTCGTCCGCGACCGCGGCGCGCAAACTTGCAAGACGAGCGGCGCTCGCCGCATCGGGCCACGAGCCCGTGGCCTTCGCGATTTGGACTCCGTCATGAAGCACGAACGCCAGGTAGGGGTTTCCG
The DNA window shown above is from Deltaproteobacteria bacterium and carries:
- a CDS encoding Uma2 family endonuclease — translated: MTTRGGGHRTMKGARILPPRWRGADTMGMVAPVYYTADMVRALPEDGNRYEVVYGELLVTPAPRLWHQELAVRLVRTVSEYLEREPVGHLLPSPADISWTSDTLVQPDLFVAPLDQVRTLDWTQVKDLLLVIEVLSPSTLRYDRFTKRRLYQERRIPSYWAVDGEERWVEVWTPAAQFPTVERERLVWHPAGAREAFSLELRELFRPI